A single window of Hyla sarda isolate aHylSar1 chromosome 2, aHylSar1.hap1, whole genome shotgun sequence DNA harbors:
- the ABHD11 gene encoding protein ABHD11, which yields MPLPASIVCAGGSRTWGLITRAFSVSGKPSLSTHRKCHGGPVALSYDLYEGKASGPPLVLLHGLFGSKSNFQSIARALVQRIGRKVLTLDARNHGSSPHCDIITYPAMSDDVRHLLQQLNIPRCVLIGHSMGGKTAMTLALQQPHMVERLISVDISPSTTSPQTGFPQYIKAMQNVRLEGEMPRSTARRLAEEQLNAIVKEPSVRQFLLTNLLQENGHFKWRVNLEAISNHLQDVLDFPEFHSSYSGPTLFLGGANSPYISSENYPDIERLFPCANVEYIQGAGHWVHAEKTQDFLNAICNFVEST from the exons ATGCCGCTACCGGCGTCTATAGTGTGTGCAGGCGGGAGTCGGACCTGGGGACTTATAACGAGGGCATTCAGCGTTTCTGGTAAACCTTCTCTCTCTACACACCGCAAATGCCATGGCGG CCCTGTTGCTTTGTCCTATGACTTGTATGAAGGAAAGGCATCTGGACCACCCTTGGTTTTGCTTCATGGATTGTTTGGTAGCAAATCGAACTTTCAGTCTATTGCTCGAGCTTTGGTGCAACGGATTGGTAGAAAG GTGTTGACACTAGATGCCCGCAACCATGGCAGCAGTCCACATTGTGATATCATCACGTACCCTGCGATGAGTGATGATGTGCGTCATCTTCTGCAACAGCTAAACATTCCTAGATGTGTCTTAATTGGCCACAGCATGGGAGGAAAGACTGCCATGACCTTGGCACTGCAACAA CCTCACATGGTAGAGCGCTTAATATCTGTGGACATTAGTCCTTCTACAACATCTCCTCAGACCGGTTTCCCTCAATATATTAAAGCTATGCAGAATGTACGTCTTGAAGGAGAGATGCCAAGGTCTACAGCCAGAAGATTGGCAGAGGAGCAGCTCAATGCAATAGTAAAG GAACCCTCTGTACGCCAGTTTTTGCTAACCAATCTTTTGCAAGAAAATGGTCATTTTAAGTGGAGAGTAAATCTTGAAGCCATCTCAAACCATCTCCAAGATGTGCTAGACTTCCCTGAGTTTCATTCATCTTATTCTGGACCTACACTCTTTCTGGGAGGAGCTAATTCTCCATACATCAG ttCAGAGAACTATCCTGATATAGAACGCCTTTTCCCATGTGCAAATGTGGAATATATTCAAGGTGCAGGGCACTGGGTACATGCGGAGAAGACCCAGGATTTCCTCAATGCCATCTGCAACTTTGTAGAGTCAACATAA